A genomic segment from uncultured Desulfuromonas sp. encodes:
- a CDS encoding peptidoglycan DD-metalloendopeptidase family protein has product MATTRRQSKQNTTLLLLLASAVLVVFILLKINSPSPTDSSEETITTAPAAFQEPAPEQIIQIQRETICQSVQPGDTITAILGHYFSPQEILVIARQSEDVFPLSQLCAGHPYRIEVENESFVSFYYDINRDDQLIIRQEDGEFFIERKPIPYVVEVEQVGGVIHSSLFETVGQVGETSELAAELMNIFAWDVDFIRDIREGDYFTALVEKRYRDGNLAGYGDLLSAEFNNQGQSFYAFYYNHGDDSGYYNEQGKSLRKAFLKAPLSYTRISSGFTKNRFHPVLNKWKPHLAVDYAAPTGTPIKAVADGTITQKSYDRNNGNKIRIRHPNDYETTYIHMSRFAKGMKKGKRVRQGEVIGYVGSTGIATGPHLDFRVFHHGTPINPLKIKSEPAKPISTANRADFDQLTARLMQKLIEAKDQLALLSDEEKMANEAEDAL; this is encoded by the coding sequence ATGGCAACGACCAGACGTCAGAGCAAGCAGAATACGACGTTGCTTCTGCTTCTGGCAAGCGCTGTCTTGGTCGTTTTCATCTTATTGAAAATCAATAGCCCTTCCCCCACAGACAGCAGCGAAGAGACGATTACAACGGCACCGGCCGCTTTTCAGGAACCAGCTCCCGAGCAGATCATTCAGATTCAGAGGGAAACGATCTGCCAATCGGTTCAACCCGGCGATACCATCACGGCCATCCTTGGTCATTATTTTTCCCCTCAGGAAATCCTGGTTATTGCCCGTCAAAGTGAAGACGTCTTTCCGCTCAGCCAGCTCTGTGCCGGTCACCCGTACCGCATCGAAGTGGAAAATGAAAGCTTCGTCAGCTTCTACTATGACATCAATCGCGATGACCAGTTGATCATCCGTCAGGAAGATGGTGAGTTTTTTATCGAGCGCAAGCCCATTCCCTATGTGGTTGAAGTGGAACAGGTCGGTGGGGTCATCCACTCCAGTTTGTTTGAAACGGTGGGCCAGGTGGGAGAAACCTCGGAGCTTGCCGCTGAACTGATGAATATCTTTGCTTGGGATGTCGACTTTATCCGCGACATTCGCGAAGGCGATTACTTCACTGCACTGGTGGAAAAGCGTTACCGTGACGGCAATCTTGCCGGATATGGAGACCTGCTGTCTGCTGAATTCAATAATCAGGGTCAGAGTTTTTACGCCTTCTATTACAACCACGGCGACGACAGCGGTTATTACAATGAACAGGGCAAGAGCCTGCGCAAAGCGTTTCTCAAAGCACCTTTGTCTTACACCCGCATCTCCTCCGGCTTCACAAAGAACCGTTTCCATCCCGTGCTCAACAAATGGAAACCTCATTTGGCTGTCGATTATGCCGCTCCGACTGGCACCCCGATTAAAGCCGTGGCTGACGGCACCATTACCCAGAAAAGTTATGACCGCAACAACGGCAATAAAATCCGTATTCGTCACCCGAATGATTATGAAACGACCTATATCCACATGAGCCGTTTTGCCAAAGGGATGAAAAAAGGGAAACGGGTGCGTCAGGGTGAAGTGATCGGCTATGTCGGAAGTACCGGCATTGCCACTGGTCCACATCTGGACTTCCGCGTATTCCATCACGGAACACCAATCAACCCGCTTAAAATCAAGTCGGAACCGGCCAAACCGATTTCAACCGCCAACCGGGCTGACTTCGATCAGTTGACGGCCAGACTGATGCAGAAACTGATTGAGGCAAAAGACCAACTGGCTCTGCTTTCCGATGAGGAAAAAATGGCAAATGAGGCTGAAGACGCATTGTGA
- a CDS encoding M20/M25/M40 family metallo-hydrolase, giving the protein MINRQRISDEFFRLASISSPSYHEGEMADYLVQRFRELGAQVDIDDTASAIGGESGNLIARFSGQHSSAPSLLLSAHMDTVSPAEGVQPVLENGVFRSAGETILGADDKSGIAEIIEAICVLKENNLPHPPLEVVITVCEEVGLLGAKHLDVSSLSARYGLVLDTSGVGSVAHMAPCANKLRFLIEGVESHAGLDPEHGISAIQVAAKAIATMNLGRIDEQTTANIGIIHGGQATNIVPRHVQLLGEARSFDEQALQQQTEHMIDCLRQAADAMVVEIHGEPTQAQLTTEVLGDYPLMNVPLDAPVLQRLCAAAERLGQPLNVGRSGGGSDANLLNQYGIQTVNLASGMQKVHSVNEFVLVDDLVQVATLVLAFIQDMAEAQ; this is encoded by the coding sequence ATGATCAACCGTCAACGCATCAGCGATGAATTTTTTCGCCTCGCCTCCATCAGTAGCCCATCGTATCACGAAGGGGAGATGGCCGATTATCTTGTCCAACGCTTCCGTGAACTGGGTGCCCAGGTTGACATTGACGATACCGCATCTGCGATTGGCGGCGAGTCGGGCAATCTGATCGCGCGATTTTCCGGACAGCACTCGTCAGCGCCAAGCCTGTTGTTGTCGGCCCACATGGACACCGTCTCTCCCGCCGAAGGTGTCCAGCCGGTACTGGAAAATGGTGTGTTCCGTAGTGCCGGTGAAACCATTCTCGGTGCGGATGATAAATCGGGAATCGCCGAAATTATTGAAGCGATCTGTGTCCTCAAAGAGAACAATCTTCCTCATCCACCATTGGAAGTGGTGATTACCGTGTGCGAGGAGGTTGGGCTGCTGGGTGCCAAGCACCTGGATGTGTCCTCTCTGTCGGCCCGCTACGGTCTGGTGCTGGATACGTCCGGTGTCGGTAGCGTGGCCCATATGGCCCCCTGTGCCAATAAACTTCGTTTCCTGATTGAGGGGGTTGAGTCGCATGCCGGGCTAGACCCCGAGCACGGTATTTCGGCCATCCAGGTCGCGGCCAAAGCGATTGCCACCATGAACCTGGGCCGGATTGACGAGCAGACGACGGCCAATATCGGCATCATTCATGGTGGCCAGGCGACCAATATTGTGCCCCGTCATGTTCAATTGCTCGGTGAAGCGCGCAGTTTTGATGAACAGGCCTTGCAACAGCAAACCGAACATATGATCGATTGTCTGCGTCAGGCTGCCGATGCGATGGTCGTTGAGATTCACGGTGAACCGACCCAGGCCCAATTGACGACGGAAGTTCTGGGCGATTATCCATTGATGAACGTGCCTCTGGACGCTCCGGTATTACAACGCCTGTGCGCTGCTGCCGAACGTCTTGGTCAGCCGCTTAATGTCGGACGATCCGGCGGCGGCAGTGATGCTAACCTGCTGAATCAATATGGGATTCAGACCGTCAATCTGGCCAGTGGTATGCAGAAGGTGCATTCGGTCAATGAGTTTGTGCTGGTGGATGATCTGGTGCAGGTGGCGACATTGGTACTGGCCTTTATTCAGGATATGGCGGAGGCGCAATGA
- a CDS encoding aminotransferase, translated as MKRSARLDHVTFPPISEVKGWLAGRHFPADKPLVDLCQAIPDYAPHPDLIAHIQQRMTAADCAVYSPDEGLTEVRDSVSRWYQRRYGDGPNPAQICLTIGASQAFWLTLLLLCQAGDEVIVQLPAYFDHPMGMEALGIVPRYVPFDAPVEAFAAEVNPRTRAILMVTPSNPTGAILSPEKIEALYELARQQDIALVLDETYHAFVPSGTAPHPLFSRPDWPKNLIHFASFGKTFALTGYRAGCLVADETLIRQALKVQDSMVVCQPRITQYAVAYGCDHLDDWVAENNRMMQQRHDLFCRLFTEQKVFELCASGAFFAWVRHPWTHLTGRQVARRLVEEAHVACLPGEVFGPGLEGYLRLAFGNVRLDQVPMAVDRFKRVDFAS; from the coding sequence ATGAAACGCTCTGCGCGCCTTGATCATGTCACGTTTCCGCCGATCAGCGAGGTGAAAGGGTGGCTGGCCGGTCGCCATTTCCCGGCGGATAAACCCTTGGTGGATCTGTGTCAGGCGATTCCCGATTATGCCCCACATCCCGATCTCATTGCCCATATCCAGCAACGCATGACTGCCGCGGATTGTGCGGTGTATTCGCCGGATGAAGGGTTGACAGAGGTGCGTGACAGTGTCAGTCGCTGGTATCAGCGCCGTTATGGGGATGGACCCAATCCGGCGCAAATCTGTCTGACTATTGGTGCCAGCCAGGCCTTCTGGTTGACTCTGTTGCTGCTGTGTCAGGCCGGTGATGAGGTGATTGTCCAATTGCCGGCCTATTTTGATCATCCCATGGGCATGGAGGCGCTGGGAATTGTGCCGCGTTATGTGCCTTTTGATGCGCCGGTGGAGGCGTTTGCTGCTGAGGTTAACCCGCGCACGCGAGCGATTCTCATGGTGACGCCGAGTAATCCCACCGGGGCGATTTTAAGTCCGGAAAAAATTGAGGCCCTATATGAACTGGCCCGGCAGCAGGATATCGCTTTGGTCCTCGACGAAACCTACCATGCTTTTGTTCCTTCCGGCACTGCGCCACATCCGCTTTTTTCACGTCCGGACTGGCCGAAAAATCTGATCCATTTTGCCTCGTTCGGCAAAACGTTTGCCCTGACCGGTTATCGGGCCGGTTGTCTGGTGGCCGATGAAACGTTGATCCGTCAGGCCCTCAAGGTACAGGACAGCATGGTGGTGTGTCAGCCGCGGATCACCCAGTATGCCGTGGCTTATGGCTGCGACCATCTGGATGACTGGGTCGCGGAAAACAACCGAATGATGCAACAGCGTCATGATCTCTTTTGTCGCTTATTTACCGAACAGAAGGTCTTTGAATTGTGTGCCAGTGGAGCGTTCTTTGCCTGGGTGCGACATCCCTGGACGCATCTGACCGGTCGTCAGGTCGCACGCCGCTTGGTCGAGGAGGCGCATGTTGCCTGCTTGCCCGGTGAAGTCTTTGGCCCCGGATTGGAAGGGTATCTGCGTCTGGCGTTCGGCAATGTGCGTCTTGACCAGGTGCCTATGGCGGTTGATCGCTTCAAACGGGTTGATTTTGCATCGTAA
- a CDS encoding c-type cytochrome, translated as MPRVLLLLCCLLFASLSPGWAESERIPFSAPDESAIPAGVEGDLIRRGYLILTETPQQLPEYVHSRLRCSNCHLKAGTVAYAAPWVGVTSRYPRYSRRSASDVSLPQRIQGCFRRSLNSEAPADDSEPMQAIVAYMAWLSQGISEGYRLEGWGFPRLPENPPPDRQRGEQLFLDRCAVCHGKDGQGRLDESPQRYPYGFPPLWGKSSFNIAAGMARLHKAAAFIQRNMPFSSGGILTIQQAYDVADFVIHQPREDYPAKVHDWPEGGKPSDARY; from the coding sequence ATGCCGCGTGTCCTTCTTCTGCTCTGTTGCCTGCTTTTCGCGTCTCTATCGCCGGGGTGGGCCGAATCCGAACGCATCCCATTCTCCGCTCCGGATGAATCGGCCATTCCTGCCGGTGTAGAAGGGGATCTGATTCGTCGTGGCTACCTGATTCTTACCGAGACTCCCCAACAACTTCCCGAATACGTCCACAGTCGTCTGCGCTGCAGTAATTGTCATCTCAAGGCCGGTACTGTGGCCTATGCAGCGCCCTGGGTCGGAGTGACCAGCCGATATCCCCGTTACAGTCGTCGCTCCGCCAGTGATGTTTCTTTACCGCAACGGATTCAAGGTTGTTTTCGCCGCAGTCTCAACAGCGAGGCACCGGCGGACGATAGTGAACCGATGCAGGCGATTGTTGCCTATATGGCGTGGTTGTCGCAGGGGATCAGCGAAGGCTATCGTCTCGAAGGGTGGGGATTCCCCCGCTTGCCGGAAAATCCACCTCCGGATCGTCAGCGTGGTGAGCAGTTGTTCTTGGATCGATGTGCCGTGTGTCACGGTAAAGACGGGCAGGGGCGTCTTGATGAGAGCCCGCAGCGCTATCCTTACGGATTCCCTCCACTGTGGGGGAAATCTTCTTTCAACATAGCCGCCGGTATGGCGCGTTTACACAAAGCGGCCGCTTTTATTCAGCGCAATATGCCGTTTTCTTCAGGGGGAATACTCACGATTCAGCAGGCTTACGACGTAGCTGATTTTGTCATTCATCAGCCGCGCGAAGATTATCCCGCCAAAGTTCATGACTGGCCTGAAGGAGGGAAACCGAGTGATGCCCGTTATTAA
- a CDS encoding cytochrome c peroxidase encodes MPVIKRCARLVLLFSLCSSLFFAMPVWAQSEPVLTDYEQARFYFDPIPHQVPRKELITHFDEKVLLGKRLFFDPRLSLSQTVSCHNLSMGGDDGRSVSVGHAWQTGPRNSPTIFNAGLQIAQFWDGRARDLVEQAGSPMTSPVEMASSDPLICSVLSSIPDYVDWFTQAFPERENPICFATTRHALAAFVSTLLTPDAPFDRYLKGDQQALSEKQKQGLRRFIDLGCVQCHMSTNLGGNGYYQFGVKHDPEERYRPANDHGRSQLRESFSQDYVFKVPTLRNVLLTAPYFHSGSAWTIDEAIEVMAWTQLDRRLSEQDGDDLEAFMASLTGEIPQITLPLLPPSTQQTPQPSY; translated from the coding sequence ATGCCCGTTATTAAACGCTGTGCACGTCTTGTGCTGCTCTTTTCACTATGCTCCTCGTTGTTCTTCGCCATGCCGGTTTGGGCTCAAAGTGAACCTGTTTTGACAGACTATGAGCAGGCACGCTTTTATTTTGATCCGATTCCTCACCAGGTGCCGCGCAAAGAACTGATCACGCATTTTGATGAAAAAGTGTTGTTGGGCAAGCGACTTTTTTTTGATCCTCGCTTGTCGTTGAGTCAAACGGTCAGCTGTCATAATCTGTCCATGGGGGGAGATGACGGCCGCTCTGTTTCGGTGGGCCATGCCTGGCAAACCGGACCACGCAACAGTCCGACGATTTTCAACGCCGGGTTGCAGATCGCCCAGTTCTGGGATGGTCGGGCACGTGATCTCGTTGAACAAGCTGGCTCGCCTATGACCAGTCCGGTTGAAATGGCCAGCAGTGACCCTCTGATCTGTTCGGTCTTGTCCAGTATTCCTGACTATGTGGACTGGTTTACCCAGGCGTTTCCTGAACGGGAGAATCCGATTTGCTTCGCGACGACCCGTCATGCGTTGGCCGCCTTTGTTTCAACCTTGCTGACGCCGGATGCCCCTTTTGATCGCTATCTGAAGGGCGATCAGCAGGCGTTGAGTGAAAAGCAGAAGCAGGGACTCCGCCGTTTTATTGACCTTGGTTGCGTGCAGTGTCATATGAGCACCAACCTGGGCGGGAATGGTTATTACCAGTTCGGTGTCAAACATGACCCGGAAGAGCGTTATCGCCCCGCAAATGATCATGGTCGCAGCCAGTTAAGAGAGAGTTTTTCACAAGACTATGTTTTCAAGGTGCCGACCTTGAGAAACGTGCTGCTGACGGCCCCTTATTTTCATTCTGGAAGTGCCTGGACGATTGACGAGGCGATTGAGGTGATGGCCTGGACCCAACTTGATAGACGTCTGTCAGAGCAGGATGGTGATGATTTAGAAGCTTTTATGGCCAGTCTGACTGGGGAGATCCCACAGATCACTTTGCCGCTACTGCCACCTTCGACTCAGCAGACCCCGCAGCCTTCATACTGA
- a CDS encoding sensor domain-containing diguanylate cyclase, producing the protein MRRTCFFGFLSIILTLSFIGSNIYSARKVAIREAYADTTGLVRFLAMDLERMYYGVEQMFVGLDNLLANNHGDHHDEIRNVLIDLKKKNSYLMDLLILSPSGNILDWSGPGTPPDVSDRDYLRYHLDHHKSTYFIGKPQLSKVHENQWFFGFSKAERDQRGKLQRILVAVIDINHLYERYQRLELPENMIITVASQDGEMYTRIPGHLQVVGKKFSGVAKLLCNLEKSKIFHGISPVDGSALIASIARVGETSMVAAVSVNEEDFFADWREHSLIMGSFGIVVAAILFTLSILTVRSQREQFNIQQQLQEQATTDPLTGLANRRYAMEQAALEIKKNQRAGTALTVIMMDIDHFKKVNDTYGHHVGDEVLIEVAQTCLNLCRESDLVCRFGGEEFLFLLPSTPLHGAETHAQKMREAIANLSFSAEDKKFTVTASFGISQWRGEDRIDKVLSRADTALYQAKHDGRNCVRLH; encoded by the coding sequence GTGAGACGCACCTGTTTTTTTGGCTTTCTCAGTATTATTCTGACTCTGTCATTTATCGGCAGCAATATCTATTCAGCACGAAAAGTAGCCATTCGCGAAGCATATGCCGATACCACAGGTCTGGTACGTTTTCTCGCGATGGATCTCGAAAGAATGTATTACGGTGTTGAGCAGATGTTTGTCGGACTGGACAACCTGCTGGCCAATAACCATGGAGACCACCATGATGAAATCCGCAACGTACTGATCGACCTGAAAAAGAAAAACAGCTACCTGATGGACCTTTTGATTCTCTCCCCCTCAGGAAACATTCTCGATTGGAGCGGGCCCGGCACTCCGCCGGATGTCTCCGACCGTGACTACCTGCGCTACCATCTTGATCATCACAAAAGCACTTATTTTATTGGCAAGCCACAACTTTCAAAAGTTCATGAAAACCAGTGGTTTTTCGGGTTCAGTAAAGCGGAACGTGACCAACGTGGCAAATTGCAACGTATCCTGGTTGCCGTCATTGACATCAATCATCTCTATGAACGCTACCAACGGCTCGAGTTACCGGAAAATATGATCATTACCGTCGCGTCGCAAGACGGCGAAATGTACACACGGATTCCTGGCCATTTGCAGGTTGTGGGCAAGAAGTTCTCCGGCGTTGCAAAACTGCTGTGCAACCTGGAAAAGAGCAAAATTTTTCATGGCATCTCACCAGTAGACGGATCCGCTTTAATTGCCAGCATAGCGCGTGTTGGTGAAACCTCTATGGTTGCAGCCGTGTCTGTCAACGAAGAAGATTTTTTTGCCGACTGGCGCGAACACAGTCTGATCATGGGGAGCTTCGGTATTGTGGTCGCCGCCATCCTGTTCACACTGTCCATTCTCACGGTCCGCTCTCAGCGAGAGCAGTTCAACATTCAGCAGCAGCTTCAGGAGCAGGCAACAACCGATCCGTTAACCGGGCTGGCCAATCGTCGCTATGCGATGGAGCAGGCGGCTTTGGAGATCAAAAAGAATCAACGAGCCGGAACGGCTCTGACCGTTATAATGATGGATATTGATCACTTCAAAAAAGTCAATGACACATATGGACACCATGTCGGCGACGAGGTCCTGATCGAGGTCGCCCAAACCTGTCTCAACCTTTGCCGAGAATCCGATCTGGTGTGTCGTTTTGGAGGCGAGGAATTCCTTTTTCTTCTGCCGTCAACGCCTCTTCACGGTGCAGAAACCCACGCCCAGAAGATGCGCGAGGCCATTGCCAACCTGTCGTTTTCAGCCGAGGATAAAAAATTCACTGTCACTGCAAGTTTTGGCATCAGCCAATGGCGGGGTGAGGATCGAATCGACAAAGTCCTGTCGCGAGCAGACACAGCACTCTACCAAGCAAAACACGATGGCCGTAACTGTGTCCGCCTTCACTAG
- a CDS encoding DUF4492 domain-containing protein — protein sequence MGSVRSVLNFYVEGFRSMTLGKTLWKIILLKLLVFLTVLNLFFPNYLKTNFETDQQRADHVLNHIAVIPATGR from the coding sequence ATGGGTTCTGTCCGTTCGGTCCTGAATTTTTATGTTGAAGGGTTCCGTTCCATGACGCTAGGCAAGACACTGTGGAAGATCATTCTCCTCAAGCTCCTTGTCTTTTTGACTGTTTTGAACCTCTTCTTTCCCAATTATCTGAAAACGAATTTTGAAACAGACCAGCAGCGTGCTGATCATGTTTTAAACCATATCGCTGTGATCCCTGCCACGGGACGCTAA
- a CDS encoding cytochrome ubiquinol oxidase subunit I, translating into MLEQLDVSQLNWARAQFALTAMYHWIFVPLTLGLSFLLAFFETLYVKTGNEQWKNVTKFWMKLFGINFAIGVATGIIMEFEFGTNWSNYSWMVGDIFGAPLAAEGIFAFFLETTFFAIMFFGWNRVSKKFHLLSTWLVAIGSNLSALWILVANGWMQHPVGMAFNPDNARFEMQNFWDILFSPVAMSHFVHTTSSGFLLSCLFVVTICSWYLLKGRHVEMAKKSLAVACTFGVISSAFVAFTGDESAFVAAQVQPMKLAAMEGLWDGDVNADLVALGIVNPAKKPGDDQDAFQIEIKIPYLLSLLANRELGSFVPGVNDLVYGNAEHGVMGTDEKIVLGKQAIHQLALYKKAKEVGNDVAAAAALEEFSKNQEHLGYGYLNSAEEAVPNVPLVFYSFHVMVVLGTLFPLLFAAVLFFLYKKNLTEQTLFLRLGVLSVFLGYLASQAGWIVAEVGRQPWAIQGLLPVSIARTNLTTTTVQMTFFMFLIIFTTLLIAEVRIMTRQIQNGPEGE; encoded by the coding sequence GTGCTAGAACAACTTGATGTGTCACAATTAAATTGGGCCAGGGCACAATTCGCCCTGACAGCCATGTATCACTGGATCTTTGTCCCCCTGACTCTGGGACTGTCCTTCCTGCTGGCTTTCTTTGAAACCCTGTATGTCAAAACCGGTAATGAACAGTGGAAGAATGTTACCAAGTTCTGGATGAAGCTGTTCGGAATCAACTTTGCTATCGGTGTTGCGACCGGTATCATCATGGAGTTTGAATTCGGCACCAACTGGTCGAATTATTCCTGGATGGTCGGTGATATCTTTGGTGCACCGCTGGCGGCCGAAGGTATTTTTGCCTTTTTCCTTGAGACGACATTCTTCGCCATTATGTTTTTTGGTTGGAATCGTGTTTCCAAGAAATTTCACTTACTTTCCACCTGGCTGGTTGCCATCGGCTCCAATCTCTCGGCGCTGTGGATTCTGGTGGCCAATGGCTGGATGCAGCATCCGGTTGGTATGGCGTTCAATCCGGACAACGCCCGTTTTGAGATGCAGAATTTCTGGGATATCCTGTTTTCACCCGTGGCCATGAGCCATTTCGTTCATACAACAAGTTCAGGCTTTTTGCTGTCCTGTCTGTTTGTTGTCACTATCTGTAGCTGGTATCTGCTTAAGGGACGCCATGTGGAAATGGCCAAGAAGAGTTTGGCTGTTGCCTGTACTTTTGGTGTCATCTCTTCAGCATTTGTTGCCTTTACCGGTGATGAGTCTGCTTTTGTCGCCGCTCAGGTTCAACCGATGAAGCTTGCCGCCATGGAAGGTTTGTGGGATGGCGACGTCAATGCCGATCTGGTCGCTCTGGGGATTGTTAATCCGGCCAAGAAGCCTGGTGATGATCAGGATGCTTTCCAGATTGAAATCAAGATTCCTTATCTGCTCTCTCTTCTCGCCAATCGTGAGCTGGGAAGTTTCGTTCCCGGTGTCAATGACCTTGTTTATGGCAATGCAGAGCACGGTGTGATGGGCACGGATGAAAAAATTGTTCTCGGCAAGCAGGCGATTCACCAGCTGGCTCTGTATAAAAAAGCCAAAGAAGTTGGTAATGACGTTGCTGCTGCCGCTGCTCTGGAAGAATTCAGCAAAAATCAGGAGCATCTTGGTTACGGCTATCTGAACAGTGCGGAAGAGGCGGTTCCCAATGTGCCTTTGGTATTCTACAGCTTCCATGTGATGGTCGTCCTCGGCACCCTGTTTCCGCTGTTGTTTGCTGCGGTACTGTTCTTCCTCTACAAAAAGAATCTCACTGAGCAGACGTTGTTCCTGCGCCTCGGTGTTCTCTCGGTCTTTCTCGGTTATCTCGCCTCTCAAGCGGGTTGGATTGTTGCTGAGGTTGGTCGTCAACCTTGGGCGATTCAAGGCTTGTTGCCTGTTTCCATCGCCCGTACCAACCTGACCACAACCACTGTACAGATGACTTTTTTCATGTTCCTGATCATCTTCACCACGTTGCTGATTGCTGAGGTGCGGATTATGACCAGACAGATCCAAAACGGACCGGAGGGAGAATAA